A single region of the Equus przewalskii isolate Varuska chromosome 26, EquPr2, whole genome shotgun sequence genome encodes:
- the PRRT1B gene encoding proline rich transmembrane protein 1B isoform X2 — MEAGADTKGKGGGDPEDPRSPAHPELPQLPRRPQLLDEDGGPSDEAAADGEDPPAAPQAEASAAPSTQAQAEGEARQGPKVAASGVPNIGFVGEPPPYAPPDPKAVHLLYPPFPQAPVLFQPAPAPQALYPPPAPLYPAAGPQPLFAPFPVYNSPVAGGPVPAGVEHRPPPKDYMMESVLVTLFCCLLTGLIAIVYSHETRAALSRGDLAQAEEASRKARSLVLFSLLFGVFVSTSWVIYVVVALYLP, encoded by the exons gagCGGACACGAAAGGGAAAGGGGGCGGCGACCCGGAGGACCCCCGGAGCCCCGCGCACCCCGAGCTCCCGCAGCTCCCGCGCCGCCCGCAGCTCCTGGATGAGGATGGAGGGCCCAGCGACGAAGCGGCCGCCGACGGGGAGGACCCCCCGGCCGCCCCGCAGGCCGAGGCCTCGGCAGCTCCCTCCACCCAGGCCCAGGCCGAGGGCGAGGCCAGGCAGGGGCCCAAGGTGGCAGCCAGCGGGGTTCCCAACATTGGCTTCGTGGGCGAGCCGCCGCCCTACGCGCCGCCCGACCCCAAGGCCGTGCACCTGCTCTACCCGCCATTCCCGCAGGCGCCCGTGCTCTTCcagcccgcgcccgcgccccagGCCCTGtacccgccgcccgcgccgctcTACCCCGCGGCCGGCCCGCAGCCGCTCTTCGCGCCCTTCCCGGTG TACAACAGCCCCGTGGCGGGCGGGCCGGTCCCCGCCGGGGTGGAGCATCGGCCCCCACCCAAGGACTACATGATGGAGTCCGTGCTGGTGACTCTCTTCTGCTGCCTGCTCACCGGGCTCATTGCCATCGTCTACTCCCACGAG ACTCGCGCGGCCCTGAGCAGGGGCGACCTGGCGCAGGCGGAGGAGGCCTCACGCAAGGCTCGCTCACTCGTGCTCTTCAGCCTGCTCTTCGGCGTCTTTGTGTCCACCAGCTGGGTCATCTACGTGGTGGTGGCACTCTACCTCCCCTGA
- the PRRT1B gene encoding proline rich transmembrane protein 1B isoform X1, with translation MVRNSKRQGADTKGKGGGDPEDPRSPAHPELPQLPRRPQLLDEDGGPSDEAAADGEDPPAAPQAEASAAPSTQAQAEGEARQGPKVAASGVPNIGFVGEPPPYAPPDPKAVHLLYPPFPQAPVLFQPAPAPQALYPPPAPLYPAAGPQPLFAPFPVYNSPVAGGPVPAGVEHRPPPKDYMMESVLVTLFCCLLTGLIAIVYSHETRAALSRGDLAQAEEASRKARSLVLFSLLFGVFVSTSWVIYVVVALYLP, from the exons gagCGGACACGAAAGGGAAAGGGGGCGGCGACCCGGAGGACCCCCGGAGCCCCGCGCACCCCGAGCTCCCGCAGCTCCCGCGCCGCCCGCAGCTCCTGGATGAGGATGGAGGGCCCAGCGACGAAGCGGCCGCCGACGGGGAGGACCCCCCGGCCGCCCCGCAGGCCGAGGCCTCGGCAGCTCCCTCCACCCAGGCCCAGGCCGAGGGCGAGGCCAGGCAGGGGCCCAAGGTGGCAGCCAGCGGGGTTCCCAACATTGGCTTCGTGGGCGAGCCGCCGCCCTACGCGCCGCCCGACCCCAAGGCCGTGCACCTGCTCTACCCGCCATTCCCGCAGGCGCCCGTGCTCTTCcagcccgcgcccgcgccccagGCCCTGtacccgccgcccgcgccgctcTACCCCGCGGCCGGCCCGCAGCCGCTCTTCGCGCCCTTCCCGGTG TACAACAGCCCCGTGGCGGGCGGGCCGGTCCCCGCCGGGGTGGAGCATCGGCCCCCACCCAAGGACTACATGATGGAGTCCGTGCTGGTGACTCTCTTCTGCTGCCTGCTCACCGGGCTCATTGCCATCGTCTACTCCCACGAG ACTCGCGCGGCCCTGAGCAGGGGCGACCTGGCGCAGGCGGAGGAGGCCTCACGCAAGGCTCGCTCACTCGTGCTCTTCAGCCTGCTCTTCGGCGTCTTTGTGTCCACCAGCTGGGTCATCTACGTGGTGGTGGCACTCTACCTCCCCTGA